Proteins co-encoded in one Leptidea sinapis chromosome 16, ilLepSina1.1, whole genome shotgun sequence genomic window:
- the LOC126968741 gene encoding histidine-rich glycoprotein-like gives MRGLVVLGLVALVAVVAAREIREKRSADLEAAASGHGWDKGGGHDHHEHHHHDHGHKDHKGHHGHHEHHHGHKGHGHHEGHKGHHGEHGGHKKHHHHDEGYHHHHGHGEKGDHGHGHEEHGHWHKGHDTKGHHGIEKHDEFKKDKHFHDHHGDKGHHEHYGGHHHEGDYKKGGHFHKGHKHGDHHEHHHGKGGHHEHGGHHHHHKGHHGDGGHHEHWHHHDDHGKKGEHDHHKHWDHKSGH, from the coding sequence ATGAGAGGTCTAGTGGTATTGGGGCTTGTGGCCTTAGTGGCTGTGGTGGCAGCCAGGGAGATCCGGGAGAAGCGATCAGCTGACCTGGAAGCTGCAGCATCAGGGCATGGCTGGGATAAAGGTGGCGGGCACGACCACCATGAACACCACCACCATGACCACGGTCATAAAGACCATAAAGGTCATCACGGGCATCATGAACACCATCACGGTCATAAAGGCCACGGACATCATGAAGGGCACAAAGGACATCACGGTGAACATGGCGGACACAAGAAACACCATCACCACGATGAAGGCTACCATCATCACCACGGACACGGCGAGAAAGGCGATCATGGCCACGGTCATGAGGAGCACGGTCACTGGCACAAGGGCCACGACACAAAGGGACACCACGGCATCGAGAAACATGACGAATTCAAGAAAGACAAGCATTTCCATGATCATCATGGAGACAAGGGCCACCATGAGCATTACGGCGGTCATCATCACGAAGGGGATTACAAGAAAGGCGGTCACTTCCACAAGGGACACAAACACGGAGACCATCACGAGCATCATCATGGTAAGGGTGGCCATCACGAGCACGGcggtcatcatcatcaccacAAGGGTCACCACGGAGATGGCGGCCATCACGAGCACTGGCACCATCATGACGACCACGGCAAGAAGGGAGAGCACGACCACCACAAACATTGGGACCACAAATCTGGACACTAA